The following coding sequences are from one Gigantopelta aegis isolate Gae_Host chromosome 15, Gae_host_genome, whole genome shotgun sequence window:
- the LOC121389925 gene encoding protein PRRC2C-like yields the protein MSVGPMVAKGQTNFTFLNSNLWVVKDPSLIGTFIETTTEASRAQPQLAQGRKKRISDSVSDLIRKDESQAAPSINASLSTISLKTELVKPRNLSSAKHSKNISSATQPPSMTPGKMNDFTKYYSLNSALLTKPVNMQNGKASHSQKHHKSSYSSKKNRSSNESKKHWASSQCSSMPLSKVHFQFGGQDGSGYPGYKSKRYESRQSNFARSDSPVSRSSFTGRELPPCNKDGFSTGPLRRSLNQSNNAIALKHAKKVFLSEKQSGSMKIEGIDVPCAPPATPTPEQLLQYEYVPSLKDIRAQRAVRQRLQIMEKQEQRRQDRQKEEQAKLDKQMNRQKEIQLKRKQRQEIYALNEMMTALENKRFEEFCKAKGISL from the exons ATGTCAGTGGGACCAATGGTAGCAAAAGGACAAACAAATTTTACATTTCTTAACTCAAACCTATGGGTGGTAAAAGACCCTTCTTTGATAGGCACGTTTATTGAAACCACAACCGAAGCGAGTCGAGCTCAGCCTCAACTGGCTCAAGGGCGTAAAAAACGTATCTCGGACTCGGTCTCTGACTTAATTAGGAAAGATGAGTCGCAAGCAGCACCCAGTATAAATGCAAGTCTGAGTACAATTTCGCTAAAAACGGAGCTTGTGAAACCGAGAAACTTGAGTTCGGCAAAACATTCCAAGAACATCAGTAGCGCTACACAGCCACCGAGTATGACGCCGGGCAAAATGAACGACTTCACTAAATATTACAGTCTCAACTCGGCCCTGCTCACAAAGCCTGTCAACATGCAAAATGGAAAag CCTCACACTCGCAGAAACACCACAAGTCCTCATACAGTAGTAAGAAAAACCGATCATCGAACGAATCGAAGAAACATTGGGCCTCTAGTCAGTGTTCCAGCATGCCTCTGTCTAAAGTTCATTTCCAATTCGGAGGCCAGGACGGATCAGGCTATCCCGGCTACAAGTCGAAGCGGTACGAATCTAGACAGTCCAACTTCGCAAGATCAGACTCGCCAGTCAGTCGGTCATCCTTCACGGGGCGAGAGTTACCTCCCTGTAATAAGGACGGATTTTCGACGGGTCCATTACGAAGATCGTTGAATCAGTCGAACAATGCTATTGCCCTGAAACACGCGAAAAAGGTTTTTCTCTCGGAGAAACAGTCGGGGTCTATGAAGATAGAGGGCATAGATGTGCCGTGTGCACCACCGGCGACACCTACACCAG aacaACTACTGCAATATGAATATGTTCCAAGTTTGAAAGACATTCGG GCACAGCGAGCAGTGAGGCAGCGTTTACAGATCATGGAGAAGCAGGAACAGCGGCGCCAGGACCGACAGAAAGAGGAGCAGGCCAAGCTGGACAaacagatgaacagacagaaagaaattcAGTTGAAGAGGAAACAACGCCAAGAG ATCTACGCCCTGAATGAGATGATGACAGCACTAGAAAACAAAAGATTTGAAGAGTTCTGTAAAGCAAAAGGCATCAGTTTATGA